One part of the Marmota flaviventris isolate mMarFla1 chromosome 4, mMarFla1.hap1, whole genome shotgun sequence genome encodes these proteins:
- the Dis3 gene encoding exosome complex exonuclease RRP44 encodes MLKSKTFLKKTRAGGVMKIVREHYLRDDIGCGAPGCAACGGAHGGPALEPLPQDPASSLWPRPHYLLPDTNVLLHQIDVLEDPAIRNVIVLQTVLQEVRNRSAPVYKRIRDVTNNQEKHFYTFTNEHHRETYVEQEQGENANDRNDRAIRVAAKWYNEHLKKMSAENQLQVIFITNDRKNKEKAVEEGIPAFTCEEYVKSLTANPELIDRLACLSEEGKEIESGKIIFSEHLPLSKLQQGIKSGIYLQGTFRASRENYLEATVWIHGDTEENKEIILQGLKHLNRAVHEDIVAVELFPKSQWVAPSSVVLQDEGQNEDNVEKEEERERMLKTAVNEKMLKPTGRVVGIIKRNWRPYCGMLSKSDIKESRRHLFTPADKRIPRIRIETRQASTLEGRRIIVAIDGWPRNSRYPNGHFVRNLGDVGEKETETEVLLLEHDVPHQPFSQAVLSFLPKMPWSITEKDMKNREDLRHLCVCSVDPPGCTDIDDALHCRELKNGNLEVGVHIADVSHFIRPGNALDQESARRGTTVYLCEKRIDMVPELLSSNLCSLRCNVDRLAFSCIWEMNRNAEILKTRFTKSVINSKASLTYAEAQMRIDSATVNDDITISLRGLNKLAKILKKGRIEKGALTLSSPEIRFHMDSETHDPIDLQTKELRETNSMVEEFMLLANISVAKKIHEEFSEHALLRKHPAPPPSNYEILVKAAKSKNLEIKTDTAKSLAQSLDQAESPAFPYLNTLLRILATRCMMQAVYFCSGMDNDFHHYGLASPIYTHFTSPIRRYADIIVHRLLAVAIGADCTYPELTDKHKLADICKNLNFRHKMAQYAQRASVAFHTQLFFKSKGIVSEEAYILFVRKNAIVVLIPKYGLEGTVFFEEKDKPKPHLIYDDEIPSLKIEGIVFHVFDKVKVKIMLDSSNLQHQKIRMALVEPQIPGISIPTDSSNADLNEPEKKKKKLEK; translated from the exons ATGCTCAAATCCAAGACGTTCTTGAAAAAGACCCGGGCGGGCGGCGTCATGAAGATCGTACGCGAGCACTACCTGAGGGATGACATAGGCTGCGGAGCGCCTGGGTGCGCGGCGTGCGGCGGGGCGCACGGTGGACCGGCTTTGGAGCCTCTGCCCCAGGACCCCGCGAGCAGTCTCTGGCCGCGGCCGCACTACTTGCTGCCCGACACCAACGTTTTACTGCATCAG attgATGTTCTTGAGGACCCAGCCATCAGGAATGTAATTGTACTACAAACGGTTCTCCAAGAAGTGAGAAATAGGAGTGCTCCTGTATATAAAAGAATCCGGGATGTGACTAATAACCAGgaaaagcatttttatacattcacTAATGAGCACCATAG AGAAACCTATGTAGAACAAGAACAGGGAGAAAATGCTAATGACAGAAATGATAGAGCCATTCGAGTAGCAGCAAAATGGTACAATGAACATTTGAAGAAAATGTCAGCAGAAAATCAGCTACAAGTTATCTTTATAACCAATgacaggaaaaacaaagagaaagctgTTGAAGAAGGAATACCAGCTTTCACCT GTGAAGAATATGTAAAGAGCCTCACTGCTAACCCTGAACTCATAGATCGTCTTGCTTGTTTATCTGAAGAAGGG aaagaaatagaaagtgggaaaattatattttcagagCATCTTCCCCTAAGTAAGCTACAACAAGGCATAAAATCTGGTATATACCTTCAAGGAACATTTAGAGCTAGCAGGGAAAATTATTTAGAAGCTACTGTATGGATTCATGGAGacactgaagaaaataaagag ATAATCTTACAAGGACTTAAACATTTAAATCGAGCTGTTCATGAAGATATTGTAGCTGTTGAGCTTTTTCCTAAGAGTCAGTGGGTGGCACCATCTTCTGTGGTTTTACAAGATGAAGGGCAAAATGAAGACAATgtggaaaaagaagaggagagagaacgaATG CTTAAGACTGctgtaaatgaaaaaatgttaaagccTACAGGTAGAGTTGTaggaataataaaaaggaattggAGACCATATTGTGGCATGCTTTCCAAGTCTGATATTAAGGAG TCTAGAAGACATCTCTTTACACCAGCTGATAAGAGAATCCCTCGAATTCGGATAGAAACAAGACAGGCTTCTACATTAGAAGGACGGAGAATTATTGTTGCTATTGATGGATGGCCCAGAAATTCCAGATATCCAAAT GGACACTTTGTAAGAAATTTAGGTGATGTTGGAGAGAAGGAGACGGAAACAGAAGTTTTATTACTTGAGCATGATGTTCCTCATCAGCCCTTTTCCCAGGCTGTTCTTAGCTTTCTGCCAAAGATGCCCTGGAGCATTACTGAAAAA GACATGAAAAACCGGGAAGACCTGaggcatctgtgtgtgtgtagtgtggaCCCACCAGGATGTACTGATATAGATGATGCTCTACATTGTAGAGAACTCAAAAATGGAAACTTGGAG gTTGGTGTTCATATTGCTGATGTTAGCCATTTTATTAGGCCAGGAAATGCCTTAGATCAAGAATCAGCCAGGAGAGGAACAACGGTTTATCTTTGTGAAAAG AGGATTGACATGGTTCCAGAGTTGCTTAGCTCTAACTTATGTTCCTTAAGGTGTAATGTTGACAg GCTGGCATTTTCATGTATTTGGGAAATGAATCGCaatgctgaaattttaaaaacgaGATTTACCAAAAGTGTAATTAATTCAAAG GCTTCTCTTACTTACGCTGAAGCTCAAATGAGAATTGATTCAGCAACCGTGAATGATGATATTACCATTAGTCTCCGTGGACTAAATAAACTAgctaaaattctgaaaaaaggaagaattgaAAAGGG gGCTTTGACTCTTTCTTCCCCAGAAATTCGATTCCACATGGACAGTGAAACTCATGATCCTATAGACTTACAAACCAAGGAACTTAG GGAAACAAATTCCATGGTGGAAGAATTCATGTTACTGGCTAATATCTCTGTtgcaaaaaaaattcatgaagaatTTTCTGAACATGCTTTGCTTCGAAAACATCCTGCTCCACCTCCATCAAATTATGAAATTCTTGTTAAGGCAGCTAAGTCCAAA AATTTGGAAATTAAAACTGATACAGCCAAGTCTTTGGCTCAGTCTTTGGACCAGGCTGAATCTCCTGCTTTCCCATATCTAAATACTCTGTTGAGAATATTAGCCACTCGCTGTATGATGCAAGCTGTATACTTCTGTTCTGGAATGGATAATGATTTTCATCACTATGGTTTAGCATCCCCAATATACACACATTTTACTTCTCCCATCAGaag GTATGCAGACATCATTGTTCATCGACTGTTGGCTGTGGCTATTGGGGCTGACTGTACTTATCCAGAGTTGACAGATAAACACAAGCTTGCTGATATATGTAAAAATCTTAATTTCCGGCACAAGATGGCTCAGTATGCTCAACGTGCATCAGTGGCTTTTCATACCCAG ttatttttcaaaagcaaaggAATAGTAAGTGAAGAGGCCTATATTCTATTTGTAAGAAAGAATGCTATTGTGGTATTAATTCCAAAGTACGGTTTAGAAGGTACAgttttttttgaagaaaaggaCAAACCAAAGCCACATCTTATTTATGACGATGAG ataccaTCACTTAAAATAGAAGGCATAGTGTTCCACGTGTTTGATAAAGTGAAAGTGAAAATCATGTTAGACTCATCTAATCTTCAGCATCAAAAAATCCGAATGGCCCTGGTAGAACCACAG ATACCAGGAATAAGCATTCCTACTGATTCTTCAAATGCCGACCTTAATGaaccagagaaaaagaagaagaaacttgaaaaataa